A genomic window from Micromonospora ferruginea includes:
- a CDS encoding MFS transporter — MSTLASATTPVPAVADRPGRITEWRPEDPAFWAAGGARTARRNLYVSIFAEHVGFSVWSLWSVTVLFLGPEYGIDPAGKFLLTAVPAALGAVLRLPYTLAVARFGGRNWTIVSALLLLVPAVPMTILIEPGVSYATLMVLACLSGVGGGNFASSMANINLFFPDRLKGRALGLNAGGGNLGVPAVQLVGLAVLGTAGAAYPRLVPAVYLPLIVLAALAAARWLDNVPGARNEPGALRAAARDPHTWVMSLLYVGTFGSFIGFGFAFGQVLQLQFHDRFPTPVDAAWLTFLGPLVGSLVRPVGGQLADRLGGARVTFWNFVAMAGGAALVLYAARDRSFPLYLAGFLALFVFSGIGNGSTYKMIPAIFRVRAAAEARRTGDPEAAQRRARRRSGALIGIAGAVGASGGVLVNVAFRQSFLASGTADAAYLAFIGWYALCFLVTWAVYLRPGPRTLHGV, encoded by the coding sequence GTGAGCACGCTCGCTTCCGCCACCACCCCGGTCCCGGCCGTCGCCGACCGACCCGGGCGGATCACCGAATGGCGCCCGGAGGACCCGGCGTTCTGGGCCGCCGGCGGCGCCCGGACCGCCCGCCGCAACCTGTACGTGTCGATCTTCGCCGAACACGTCGGCTTCTCGGTGTGGAGCCTCTGGTCGGTGACCGTGCTCTTCCTCGGCCCGGAGTACGGCATCGACCCGGCCGGGAAGTTCCTGCTCACCGCCGTGCCGGCCGCGCTGGGCGCGGTGCTGCGGCTGCCGTACACGCTGGCCGTGGCCCGGTTCGGCGGCCGTAACTGGACCATCGTCAGCGCGTTGCTGCTGCTGGTGCCGGCGGTGCCGATGACGATCCTGATCGAGCCCGGGGTGTCGTACGCCACGCTGATGGTGCTGGCCTGCCTGTCCGGCGTGGGCGGCGGCAACTTCGCCTCCTCGATGGCGAACATCAACCTGTTCTTCCCGGACCGCCTCAAGGGTCGGGCGCTGGGGCTCAACGCCGGCGGCGGGAACCTGGGCGTGCCGGCGGTGCAGCTCGTCGGGCTGGCGGTGCTCGGCACCGCCGGGGCCGCGTACCCCCGGTTGGTGCCGGCGGTCTACCTGCCGCTGATCGTGCTCGCCGCGCTGGCCGCGGCGCGGTGGCTGGACAACGTGCCGGGGGCGCGCAACGAGCCGGGCGCGCTGCGTGCGGCGGCCCGCGACCCGCACACCTGGGTGATGTCGCTGCTGTACGTGGGCACGTTCGGCTCGTTCATCGGCTTCGGGTTCGCCTTCGGCCAGGTGCTCCAGCTCCAGTTCCACGACCGGTTCCCCACCCCGGTCGACGCGGCCTGGCTGACCTTCCTCGGGCCGCTGGTCGGCTCGCTGGTCCGGCCGGTCGGGGGTCAGCTCGCCGACCGGCTCGGTGGGGCCCGGGTCACGTTCTGGAACTTCGTGGCGATGGCCGGCGGCGCGGCGCTGGTGCTGTACGCCGCCCGGGACCGGTCGTTCCCGCTCTACCTGGCCGGTTTCCTGGCGCTGTTCGTGTTCTCCGGGATCGGCAACGGCTCCACCTACAAGATGATCCCGGCGATCTTCCGGGTCCGGGCCGCGGCCGAGGCGCGGCGGACCGGCGACCCGGAGGCGGCGCAGCGCCGGGCCCGACGCCGCTCCGGCGCGCTGATCGGCATCGCCGGGGCGGTCGGCGCGTCCGGCGGGGTGCTGGTGAACGTGGCGTTCCGGCAGTCGTTCCTGGCCTCCGGCACCGCCGACGCGGCCTACCTGGCCTTCATCGGCTGGTACGCGCTGTGCTTCCTGGTGACCTGGGCGGTCTACCTGCGGCCGGGACCACGTACGCTGCACGGAGTGTGA
- the rplM gene encoding 50S ribosomal protein L13, translating to MRTYSPKPGEIERQWHVIDASDVVLGRLATHAATLLRGKHKPTFAPHVDTGDFVVIVNAGKVALTGNKRQTKVAYRHSGYPGGLKRVGYDELLTKRPERAVELAVKGMLPHNKLGRQILKKLKVYAGAEHPHGAQQPAPFEIKQIAQ from the coding sequence GTGCGTACGTACAGCCCGAAGCCGGGTGAGATCGAGCGTCAGTGGCACGTCATCGACGCCTCTGACGTCGTGCTGGGCCGCCTGGCGACCCACGCCGCCACGCTGCTGCGTGGCAAGCACAAGCCGACTTTCGCGCCGCACGTCGACACGGGCGACTTCGTCGTCATCGTGAACGCGGGCAAGGTCGCGCTGACCGGCAACAAGCGTCAGACCAAGGTTGCTTACCGCCACTCCGGCTACCCGGGTGGCCTGAAGCGGGTCGGCTACGACGAGCTGCTCACCAAGCGGCCCGAGCGGGCCGTCGAGCTGGCCGTGAAGGGCATGCTCCCGCACAACAAGCTGGGCCGTCAGATTCTCAAGAAGCTGAAGGTCTACGCCGGTGCCGAGCACCCGCACGGCGCGCAGCAGCCGGCGCCGTTCGAGATCAAGCAGATCGCGCAGTGA
- the rpsI gene encoding 30S ribosomal protein S9, with product MTDITETEVAPEATEAPAPVARAPRGDRPIQTVGRRKEAIVRVRIIPGSGKITCNGRDLEAYFPSKVHQQLIKDPLVTAEKPEAFDVIANLRGGGTTGQAGALRLAIARALIVNEPDDRPALKKAGFLTRDARVKESKKYGLKKARKAPQYSKR from the coding sequence ATGACCGACATCACCGAGACCGAGGTCGCCCCCGAGGCCACCGAGGCGCCGGCGCCCGTCGCGCGCGCGCCCCGCGGTGACCGCCCGATCCAGACCGTGGGCCGTCGCAAGGAAGCCATCGTCCGGGTCCGGATCATCCCGGGCAGCGGCAAGATCACCTGCAACGGCCGCGACCTCGAGGCCTACTTCCCGAGCAAGGTGCACCAGCAGCTCATCAAGGACCCGCTGGTCACCGCCGAGAAGCCCGAGGCGTTCGACGTGATCGCCAACCTGCGTGGCGGCGGCACCACCGGCCAGGCCGGCGCGCTGCGGCTCGCCATCGCCCGGGCGCTGATCGTCAACGAGCCCGACGACCGCCCGGCCCTGAAGAAGGCCGGCTTCCTGACCCGTGACGCCCGGGTCAAGGAGAGCAAGAAGTACGGCCTCAAGAAGGCCCGCAAGGCTCCTCAGTACTCGAAGCGCTGA